TCAATACAAGAGAAAGTTTTAGATGCTTTGAAAGCAATCTAAACGATTAGTACACCAATTGGTATAGGAATAACATAAATTCCTTCCACTCCTACTaacaaaccaaaaccaagaaaagtGTTTAATCTTATCTATTACATTACTTAGAATGATTGAAACACCTTTAAAAATAACGTTATTTCTAAGATTCCAAATACTCCAACTTGTAGCACACCAAACCAATTGTCTCACCTTCTTAAATTTGCTAGGTTTAAGGGGTTCACCAAAATCAATGAAGTGCGCCCATCCAACTTCTTGCGTAGCAGGACTAAAGTCGAGCTAGTCATAAATAGTGTTCCATGAGCTACACGCCAAGGGACATTCAAAAAAATGATGTGTGTGGCTTTCCGATATGCAACATCAGAACACACAACACTTATTAATAACATCGGTAATGATCCCTTTATTAAACAATTCCTCCCTCGTGGACAATTTGGTACACAATAAGCGCCAACCAAAAAACAATTATCTTAGATGGAATATCGTTCATCTATAGTTCAtttcaaggttgtcagaaccggaccggtcatcaaACCGGTAAGTTtatcggttcaaggttcaattggtcgaaCCGAGATTCAACCGGGTCGggccgtttttaattaaatatatattttaattaatatataaataaaaagttttacacattaaaaaaaataaaatttcataaaatctACTAGTACTTTTGTAATTGTGTTTAACACTTTTTGCTCATCATAataactaattattttttattagtaatacACTGGCACTTACTACTACTCCattatttatgaattatgatacACTACTTCATTTGTACTCAATTTACTAGACTAGATGTGTTGGAAATTGGAATTAACTAATTGCAAATttgcaaatacaaatagtagtCATGATTCACACGTACAAAACACACTACCcaactctctttctctctctcatatGCACAATGcacttcatttttttcaataaatgtGTCAATTCATTTTTGTGGTCTATTATGTCGCTGATACTCCCTCCTatctttaatataaaaaaattatttttaaatttataaattagtcTAGATATATGGATCATTTTATAAATCCAAAAAGCTAACATCTACAGAGTATCTAACAAGTTATTGTTATTTGATTACATTTTGAGAGTTACATCCTAGGTAGTGCGACAAGAGGTTTCTTCCAAATGAGATGAGACCATATTTGCTTTTATTATTTTGGTAGGATGGCTAAATCTCAATTAGAAAAAAGTTGAGTTGCCGGCGTGATAAGtcttttcaacttttttttggtaacaCAAGTCTTTTCACCTCACAACTATATATGCTTTTTATGGTTATGAAATTTTGATTATTGAATTACTTTCGGTATTAACAATTATTATGGAcacatgttagttttttttgggGTCATAAGGattatttgaaataataaatatatttttttttataagtgaaataacaaattttaaacttTATAAAAGTTGAATTAATTCGGGGCACACGATTTAACAttttatcttcttctttttgttaATCAAATAcacatgtttgttgatgatgaatatgaaatgaaatatgCAAATAGAAGATTTGAGAATGacattgtacaaaaaaaataaattttttgagaaTCACAACGCTTTtaagattatgttttttctcGATGTTTAATCTTTTTATGTTAATGCTAATaattataaggaaaatgctaaacagtgtttTCGGGACGCtggttaagcatattaaaataaaaattatatctcaaaatacgtgcattcaatgcctcaaaagtataaaaagttgttttttaatataaattttattttttatttccttttttggtatgcttaacaagtgccggAGAGCACTGTTTAGCCTGACACTAATTATAATAGCAATATTTCTCgtgaacaatattttttttttttgaagaagctaaattactCGTGGACAATGTTAAGAATTTGAGACAAGAGAGGTTGGAGGTCAGCTATGAAAATAGATTCATAATCCGTAGTTGATAATTAATGATAGTCACTTGGATGTTTATGTTATGTTTTGTACCTATTAGTATAGTATTTAATTGGTTGACATATACTCTCTCCCTCCGTCTCATTTTATAAGATAtcatttgactaaatgcattattcatatgttttgttttgacTGTAtctttctaaaagtatataaatgtcaGACCCAGTTTTAGGCCAAGGCAACCAAGCCTCCGGCCCAGCGCCTCCAAAAATATGGggcctcaaaaaaaaattcaaacccataatttaaattatttcttaAGTACTTTTTCTGAAACTAAAGATCATGAATTGCCTATTGGCCTAGTGGTCAGTGACTGTCCAAATGTTTTGAGAGttagaggaggaggaggaaatcgttagttgttagtatattacaatcAGTTTAGCTACTCATCCCATCTTATAATGactattttttaatgttatttacaatttaaatatatagtgttctttttataaattttttatttttttatttggggtccatttttattattagtctGAGGCCTCCAAATTGTTGGAGACGGCCctgataaatgtaaatattatcatataagatattgtttcgatgagtattttcaaaatatcaaatttctataatttgtactaatagacaattaaagatattcataatcaaaattatgcGTTGATGTATCTGCAGTGGTCAAAtggttcttatattttggaacgggGAGTAGTAATATCACTAGTTGGATTATACTgtccttttaatttttatttttgttgtaattttttatatattataatgaaAATATAGTAGACGATGAAGACCTATGGGTATGTCAACCCGTAATGTTTGCtattctcttattttattaaaaataaaataaaaataacataaaaatctCGTTTAGGCTCAAAgatagggatggcaaaaaaacccaaacccgagagacccacccgaatccaaacccaagtcaacgggcgaaacccgatttgactgagtttgggtttgagttcgggtgacaccagataatatgggtgtgggtttggtatcagtcaaacccacacccgaaacccatacacccacccgaaatattttataattaccttaATTACCcgatagtctccctcaatttccttggaagaccttaaattttagttgtaatttaatttcttgaaaatctatgttgtaatttcttgaaagtctatgtttgaatttccttggaagaccttaattttagttgtaatttaattcaaagcctatgttgaaatttaatttcttaaatttgcaaattattttcaaatgtactacgggtttgggtttgggtggaaaaaacccgaacccaatgggtgtgggcgtgggtgttgttttgccacccgaacaacctttgggtttgggtttgggtttgggtgatgatttcgggtgtgggtttggtaagtgtcaaacctgCACCCGTGGGcacccgttgccatccctactcAAAGAATACAAATTCTAATCAATTATGAATATAACTAAATatgtaaaaatgtaaaatttttgCATCTTCATAATATTATTCTAGCTTAAAACATACTCCGTGTAATCACAACAAGTTCCATGTTCCATAAAATTGACAGCTTGTACATagatagtgtgtgtgtgtgtgtgactaGTGAGTGATAAGTGAATTTAAAACAACCATGCATGCTCGATAATTAACTAAAGCCACTTGGTTTTAGAACACATTTGAAAAGGTAAGAATTGAAATTATTATATGATGAAATAAATAGAGCTAACAAGATTATGATGATGaaactttaaaatataatttctttttaaggCAACACAAATGGGGGCCATCCCCAATTGTTTAGGAACttgttgtaagttgtaactaaAAGGACATATGGTTATGGTTCGTAACCAAGACATAAGTTTAATTGGTTAATGAAATCTTTCTACACGAATTGTTTGGGAGAATTCGAGtttaaattttagttaaaataattttttgttaaatttgacTTAACTTGTAGCTGAATTTTTTAGATTATCGGAGCCCTTTCCTGTAAGAATCAGATGATTAATACAAAAAAGAATACATTGTTGTAATAATTTGAATTCTCTCTTTCTGTGTGACACACACTCACCAAAACAACTTTGAACTATGACAGCTCTTCCCGGTCCCAAAATGTTGGCCTAGCTTGATCCATCTCCTTCTCTAACACTCTTTCCTAACACTTTCAACTTTTTTATCAACTTTTAGATAAAATTTTAGATACATAGAGTCATTGGTGCAAAGCAAGAACAAGCACCAGGATACAGAATTTAGAAGCTTTTATAGCTATGACTAGTCATTGGGGTATTCTAGTTTCAGATCCATGTCTTCAAAACCAGTTCACACAAGTTGAACTTCGAAGCTTAAAATCACAAGTAAGTTCATCATCTTATTGTTATtgagaatgaattttttttttttttttgtgttgattCACCAAAAAGATTggatttttattcttttcaatgCAATTGAGCTTCTGGGTCATGATCCTTTTTTAAGATATTGTAGATCATCTTATTACTTGGTTTGCAAGATATTGTTGTTGAGAATGAATCATAGATTTTACTTTTTGTGCTGATTTTCAAGAAAGATTGGATTTTTATTCTTATCATTGCATTTGAGCTTCTGGGTCATGATCATTTTTCTAAGATATTGTTCATCATTGATCATCCTATTGTTTTGTTTGCAAGATATTTTTGTTAAGAATGAATCATGTTTTTTTACTTTATGTGTTGATTCTCCAAAAAAGATCAGATTTTGATTCTTTTCATTGCAATTAAGCTTCTGGGTCATgatcatttttttatggttattggTTGCAGTTTATGAGCATGAGGAGAGAGAGTGGGAGGCTTAACATTGGAGACTTGGCTTCAAAGATGTCAAGGTTGAGAGTTGTTGGAGAAAATCTGAGTGAAGAAGAAAGAGTTTCTTATATCCATGATTTGTATCAGAACTCAGATCAAGATGTTGATTTTGAATTGTTTCTCAAGGTGAGTTTTTGACAATCTTGGTTTCATTTAAAAAAGATAACTTTTTAAGGTACTGGATCTTTTTGCTTTTTGCAAATTCTAATCTATATCCATAAGTTAACTTTTCACTTTCTTGTAACTATATTTTCCTAATCTATCTcagcctatgtttggtatcacggtgggTACGCCAGAATCACGGTGATCCACTGTGATTTTACATAAGCTACACTTTGTAGCTTTTGGAAAATCTATTATTTCCACCATGATACCAAATATAGGCTCAATCTTGATATCTAACCAATTTCAATATAGTATATGAAATGGGAAGAAAAGTAGTGAAATTAGTGTTAGCTGTATCTTTTGTTGATCTGGAACTATGAAGCACTCACACAGACATGACATTTACACTGACACGTCAATACCAAtaatcatttaataaaatagaagTAATTGAGTGGAGCTACATGTTTTGGTGTTGACACCGACATGTATCAGACACTAAATACATCTTCAATCTGAACTGTCAGTGTTACACAAATCTGAAATATACTCCCTTCaatctcatatataagcaaaagttcactttttagattctttcaaaaactaatgtatctagtctataatgGACAGGTTTACTTGAAACTGCAAACATTTGCAAGTTCTAGAACAGGAAACAATAATGCGAAAAACTCATCAGCATTCCTCAAAGTTGCCACTACCACATTGCTTCACACAATAAGTGAATCTGAGAAAGCATCATATGTTACACATATAAATAACTATCTTGCTGAAGATGAATTCCTCAAGAAATACCTTCCTCTTGATCCTTCAACCAATGATCTCTTCGAAATCGCAAAAGACGGTGTTCTTCTTTGGTACCATAGCTACTATATACATTATCATTTTATCTTCTTATGTGACTAATTAtgacaacttttttatttatacattGCGAAAACAAATTTGTTCTTGCAGTAAGCTTATTAATGTGGCAGTTCCTACGACTATCGATGAACGTGCAATCAATACAAAAAGATTACTTAATCCATGGGAAAGGAATGAAAACCACACACTATGCCTCAATTCTGCTAAAGCAATTGGATGTACAGTTGTTAACATTGGCACTCAAGACTTAATTGAAGGAAGGGTATGTTTGTATTCCCTATTTGGTGTTTACATCAAAGCCTTTTGGTTCCTCTTTTCGTGGATTGGTATCCAACttcttttgttttaaatttcaGCGTCATTTGGTGCTCGGATTGATTTCGCAGATTATTAAGGTAAAGGATCACTGATTTATGCATTCTAGTTTTAAGATCAATGAAGTTAAAACACAATGCATACTGTATAGTAAATTTTACGAGGCAAACTTTTGACATTACTAATGCTGATGTTACATTAGATACAATTATTGGCGAATTTGAACCTAAAGAAAACTCCTCAACTTTTGGAGTTGGTTGACGATAGTAAGGTAAAATACATTTCTTCATTATTATCTTTCATACTTTTCATTCATCGTTGAATAATTTGTcgtcatatttatttattaaataacagGATATGGAAGAGTTGATGAGTTTACCACCAGAAAAAATCTTGTTGAGATGGATGAATTTTCATTTGAAGAAAACAGAATATAAGAAGATTGTCACAAATTTCTCCTCTGATGTTAAGGTAACCGTGTATCTTTGAATACTAATGTACTTATACGCTATATATATGTGCAGTGAAATATAATCACAATGATTCAGTCTTATGAACTATTAATCATAGCACAGGCTTCGTAACACATTTCGTGTAAGTTGCCTTTTCATTAACATATATGATTCTGCTGGCATTGTAGGATGCCGAAGCTTATGCTCACCTTCTAAATGTTCTTGCACCTGAATACACTAATCCATTGACATTGGCTGTGAAAAACCCTTTCGAAAGAGCAAAGCTAGTTCTTGAACATGCGGAAAAGATGGGTTGCAAGCGATACTTAACTGCGAGAGATATAGTGGAAGGTTCACCGAATCTTAATCTTGCTTTTGTTGCACATATTTTCCAAATCAGGTGATTATAATCTTTCTCTCTAAAACATGCTTTTTGTTGGAATATATGCATATTTTTGGTGCTTTAGACATATCATATGTGCAAGCTATAATTCAATTTCCTTGTAACAGGAATGGACTTTCAACTCTAGCAAAACAAAATTCTCTTCTTGAATCATTGCTAGATGATACTCAAGATTCAAGAGAAGAGAGAGTTTTTCGCCTTTGGATTAATAGCCTTGGcaattcaacatatatcaaCAATGTCTTTGAGGATGTCAGAAACGGGTGAAATATCAATCTCTCTTGTTTTCGCTATTTCTCTTATACATTTTAAATACAAACTTTTTTGGTTAAGATATAATCTGTGCAATTGAAAACTATCGTGGATGGCTCATATTCGCTGATAAGTGTGTAGACGCTCAAGCATAGCATATAGTTGAGTACAAAGTTTTGTAACCTGTAACCTAATTCATTGCATAATAGAAGAGTACAACAGTAACTCTGCCGTTGGAGGCGTAGGCACAATTAGCTGAATTTTGTGATCAATCGTAGTGTTTTAACATTGCAGGTGGGTACTTTTAGAGACTCTTGACAAGGTGTCACCAGGGATTGTTAATTGGAAGATTGCAAACAAGCCTCCTATTAAAATGCCATTTAAAAAAGTTGAGAATTGTAACCAAGTTGTGAAAATTGGGAAACAACTTAAGTTTTCCTTGGTAAATATTGCTGGAAATGACATTGTGCAgggatataaaaaattaatattaggTATGTATTGTTGACCTACAAAATATGTGATTCAATTGATCTATTGAACATATTCCATAATCCGTACATTTAATTAAGTACTCGCTCCGTTttctattataagcaaaatttcactttttagatttattgaataactgatgtatctggtctatagaCTATATCAGATACACtaaatacatcagttatttaatgaatctaaaaggtgaaattttgtttatagtATGGAACAGAGGGAGTATGTCGTAAGATGTTAGGGGATGTTAAAATTATCTAAACCATTATGATTGACTTTTATTTTTAGCATATTTGTGGCAATTGATGAGATGCAATATCCTACAACTTCTAAAGAACTTGAGATTTCACTCTCATGGGAAGGAAATAATTGATGCTGATATTCTTCAATGGGCAAACACCAAAGTTAGAAGCTCAGGAAGCCAAAGCCATATATATAGTTTCAAGGTATTTCATATTTGTTAAGCATCTGATGTAAATGACTTACTTTATTATGTTCATTAGTTTACTTAGCCATTTGTGgaatttttcttgttttatctttattctttctGATGAAGTAAATTAAGGAGCTAGTGTACTTTTGTATGACCAATTATTAGTTTTGTAAACTTTGTAATACACTAT
This genomic interval from Trifolium pratense cultivar HEN17-A07 linkage group LG6, ARS_RC_1.1, whole genome shotgun sequence contains the following:
- the LOC123889400 gene encoding fimbrin-2-like, producing MTSHWGILVSDPCLQNQFTQVELRSLKSQFMSMRRESGRLNIGDLASKMSRLRVVGENLSEEERVSYIHDLYQNSDQDVDFELFLKVYLKLQTFASSRTGNNNAKNSSAFLKVATTTLLHTISESEKASYVTHINNYLAEDEFLKKYLPLDPSTNDLFEIAKDGVLLCKLINVAVPTTIDERAINTKRLLNPWERNENHTLCLNSAKAIGCTVVNIGTQDLIEGRRHLVLGLISQIIKIQLLANLNLKKTPQLLELVDDSKDMEELMSLPPEKILLRWMNFHLKKTEYKKIVTNFSSDVKDAEAYAHLLNVLAPEYTNPLTLAVKNPFERAKLVLEHAEKMGCKRYLTARDIVEGSPNLNLAFVAHIFQIRNGLSTLAKQNSLLESLLDDTQDSREERVFRLWINSLGNSTYINNVFEDVRNGWVLLETLDKVSPGIVNWKIANKPPIKMPFKKVENCNQVVKIGKQLKFSLVNIAGNDIVQGYKKLILAYLWQLMRCNILQLLKNLRFHSHGKEIIDADILQWANTKVRSSGSQSHIYSFKDKSLSDGIFFLELLSAVQPRAVNWGLITKGVTDQEKMMNATYIISIARKLGCSIFLLPEDITEVNQKMILTLTASIMYWFLKHPVVEERTSSDSESQVETISNSTLDDSASDFSAEENL